The Deinococcus radiotolerans genome has a window encoding:
- a CDS encoding FAD-dependent oxidoreductase, which produces MLDVLVVGGGPVGLYLGCLLAQRGLNFAVLEQRTAPSTHSRAIGIHPPALQAFEALDLTAAFLERGVPIRRGQVRGDGHLLGELSFQGASARYPFILSLPQQETEGLLERRLAQLAPGTLRRGVEVQALRDVGPHVQVTARSGGRVQEWTARVVVGADGTRSRVRDLCGIDFPGGAYADTYLMGDFPDTTAFRDAAAIFLGSGGVVEAFPLPGQRRRWVARTGALWRGAQAPDLAALVRARTGFALPAGDCSMLSAFGVGRHLARRLVAGRVLLIGDAAHEVSPIGGQGMTLGWLDAAALAPLLPEAAVDRAAAEPALRRYERRRRQLARLAARQAEFNMLFGRPARGLGGHLRDGALRALLAPSIQPALARAFTMGWLSHQEAPWPAS; this is translated from the coding sequence ATGCTTGACGTGCTGGTCGTCGGGGGGGGCCCGGTGGGCCTGTACCTCGGGTGCCTGCTGGCGCAGCGGGGCCTGAACTTCGCGGTCCTGGAACAGCGGACGGCGCCCAGCACGCATTCGCGCGCCATCGGCATCCACCCGCCGGCCCTGCAGGCCTTCGAGGCGCTGGACCTGACGGCGGCGTTCCTCGAGCGGGGCGTGCCCATCCGCCGGGGGCAGGTTCGGGGGGACGGGCACCTGCTGGGTGAGCTGAGTTTTCAGGGCGCGTCGGCCCGCTATCCCTTCATCCTTTCGCTGCCGCAGCAGGAGACCGAGGGGCTCCTTGAGCGCCGCCTGGCGCAGCTCGCCCCGGGCACGCTACGTCGCGGCGTGGAGGTTCAGGCGCTGCGTGACGTGGGCCCGCACGTGCAGGTGACGGCCCGCTCGGGTGGCCGCGTGCAGGAGTGGACGGCGCGCGTGGTCGTGGGGGCGGACGGCACCCGCAGCCGCGTGCGTGACCTCTGCGGCATCGACTTCCCGGGCGGCGCGTACGCGGACACGTACCTGATGGGCGATTTTCCGGACACGACCGCCTTCCGGGACGCGGCGGCCATTTTTCTGGGCTCGGGCGGCGTGGTGGAAGCTTTTCCGCTGCCCGGTCAGCGGCGCCGCTGGGTGGCGCGCACCGGGGCGCTCTGGCGCGGCGCGCAGGCGCCGGACCTCGCGGCACTCGTGCGGGCGCGCACGGGCTTCGCCCTGCCGGCCGGCGACTGCAGCATGCTGAGTGCCTTCGGGGTCGGGCGGCACCTGGCGCGGCGGCTAGTCGCGGGCCGGGTCCTTCTCATTGGGGACGCGGCGCATGAGGTCAGTCCGATCGGCGGGCAGGGCATGACGCTGGGCTGGCTGGACGCCGCCGCGCTCGCGCCGCTGCTGCCTGAGGCGGCCGTGGACCGCGCCGCAGCGGAACCGGCGCTGCGCCGCTACGAGCGCCGGCGCCGGCAGCTCGCGCGGCTGGCCGCGCGTCAGGCGGAGTTCAACATGCTCTTCGGCCGCCCCGCCAGAGGACTCGGCGGGCACCTGCGGGACGGAGCGCTGCGCGCGCTGCTGGCGCCGTCCATCCAGCCGGCGCTGGCCCGCGCGTTCACGATGGGCTGGCTGAGCCACCAGGAGGCCCCGTGGCCCGCATCCTGA